A single region of the Bacillus cereus genome encodes:
- a CDS encoding PolC-type DNA polymerase III, with amino-acid sequence MSLTNEQQERFQILLQQLQIPDDLINQYLQGGGIERLVIDKANKSWHFDLQVPRILPTELYELLETKLKQSFSHIARTTFALETENKQFTEEEVRAYWPLCTERITFSPMFAYLKKQLPQVNGVKLLINVNNELESTALKKNVAKPVGDQYEVFGFPRFQLDTHIQQNTEEMQKFREQTQQEDRERVIQAMEEMAKKQAEESSVVYEGPITLGYLIKPDEEITPMREIQDEERRKTVQGYVFHVETKELRSGRTLLTLKITDYTDSIMIKMFSRDKEDIPMLQSLKKGMWVKARGSVQNDTFVRDLVMIANDINEITGPSRKDKAPEGEKRVELHLHTPMSQMDAVTPVSRLVAQAGKWGHEAIAVTDHAVAQSFPEAYSAGKKAGVKVIYGVEANLVNDGVPIAYNEAHRLLAEETYVVFDVETTGLSAVYDTVIELAAVKVKGGEIIDRFESFANPHQPLSATIIELTGITDDMLTDAPEVDEVFKKFEEWMGDHTLVAHNASFDMGFINVGFKKAGLEKTNNPVIDTLELARFLFPEMKNHRLNTMCKKLDIELTQHHRAIYDTEATGYLLVKMLKDVIEKGFEYHDQLNDSMGQGDAYKRGRPSHMTLLATSDVGLKNLYKLVSYSHLNYFYRVPRVPRSLLKKYREGILVGTACDKGEVFEAMMQKAPEEVEEIAQFYDYIEVMPPEVLRHLVERELVRDEGQLKTIISNLVKLGETLDKPVVATGNVHYLDPEDAMYRKILVSSQGGANPLNRHSLPPVHFRTTDEMLECFSFLGEDKAKEVVVTNTQKVASLIGDVHPVKDDLYTPKIEGADDETRDMSYKMARSIYGEELPEIVEARLEKELKSIIGHGFAVIYLISHKLVKKSLVDGYLVGSRGSVGSSFVATMMEITEVNPLPPHYVCPKCKQSEFFNDGSVGSGFDLPDKECPACNIPYVKDGHDIPFETFLGFKGDKVPDIDLNFSGEYQPRAHNYTKVLFGEDYVYRAGTIGTVAEKTAYGYVKGYANDHNLTIRNAEIDRLVAGCTGVKRTTGQHPGGIIVVPDYMDIFDFSPIQFPADSIGAEWRTTHFDFHSIHDNLLKLDILGHDDPTVIRMLQDLSGIDPKTIPTDDPEVMKIFSGPESLGVTEEQINCKTGTLGIPEFGTKFVRQMLEETKPTTFSELVQISGLSHGTDVWLGNANELIYNGTCTLSEVIGCRDDIMVYLIYQGLDPSLAFKIMESVRKGKGVPEEWEEDMKNNNVPGWYIDSCKKIKYMFPKAHAAAYVLMAVRIAYFKVHFALLFYAAYFTVRADDFDVEAMAKGSASIRVKIDEIAQKGLDAAPKEKSLLTVLEMTLEMCERGYSFQKVDLYRSHATEFIIDGDSLIPPFNAVPGLGTNAALSIVEARKNGDFLSKEDLQQRSKVSKTIIEYLDSQGCLGDLPDQNQLSLF; translated from the coding sequence ATGTCATTAACAAATGAACAACAAGAGCGATTTCAAATTTTGCTCCAGCAGTTGCAAATACCAGACGACCTTATAAATCAATATTTACAAGGCGGTGGTATTGAAAGGCTCGTTATTGATAAAGCGAATAAAAGTTGGCATTTTGATTTACAAGTGCCACGTATTTTGCCTACAGAATTATATGAATTGCTAGAAACAAAGCTTAAGCAATCATTTTCTCATATTGCAAGAACAACATTTGCATTAGAAACAGAGAATAAACAATTTACAGAAGAAGAAGTGAGGGCGTATTGGCCGCTTTGTACGGAACGAATTACATTTTCACCTATGTTCGCATACTTAAAGAAGCAGCTTCCACAGGTGAATGGAGTGAAGTTGCTAATAAATGTGAATAATGAGCTGGAGTCTACTGCTTTAAAGAAAAACGTTGCGAAACCAGTAGGGGATCAATACGAAGTTTTTGGATTCCCGCGTTTCCAGTTAGACACACATATACAGCAAAATACAGAAGAAATGCAAAAGTTTCGTGAGCAAACGCAGCAAGAAGACCGCGAGCGTGTTATACAAGCTATGGAAGAAATGGCGAAGAAGCAAGCTGAAGAAAGCAGCGTTGTGTATGAAGGACCGATTACACTCGGGTATCTTATTAAGCCAGATGAAGAGATTACACCGATGCGAGAAATTCAAGATGAAGAAAGAAGAAAAACGGTTCAAGGATATGTCTTCCATGTAGAAACAAAAGAGCTTCGTAGTGGACGTACGTTATTAACTTTAAAAATAACGGATTATACGGATTCTATTATGATCAAAATGTTCTCGCGTGACAAAGAAGATATTCCAATGCTGCAATCCTTGAAAAAAGGAATGTGGGTGAAAGCGCGTGGTTCTGTTCAAAACGATACATTCGTTCGAGATTTAGTAATGATTGCAAATGATATTAATGAAATAACAGGGCCGTCTCGTAAAGATAAAGCGCCAGAAGGCGAAAAGCGTGTAGAACTTCATCTTCACACTCCGATGAGCCAAATGGATGCTGTTACTCCTGTTTCTAGGCTTGTTGCCCAAGCAGGTAAATGGGGACATGAAGCTATTGCGGTTACAGACCATGCTGTGGCTCAGTCGTTCCCGGAGGCATATTCTGCGGGGAAAAAGGCTGGAGTTAAAGTTATATACGGTGTAGAAGCGAATTTAGTTAATGATGGTGTACCGATAGCGTATAACGAAGCGCATCGTTTACTTGCAGAGGAAACGTATGTTGTTTTCGACGTTGAGACGACAGGTTTATCAGCTGTATACGATACAGTCATTGAGTTGGCTGCCGTAAAAGTAAAGGGTGGCGAAATCATTGATCGCTTTGAATCTTTCGCAAATCCACATCAACCATTATCAGCGACGATTATTGAATTAACAGGTATTACAGATGATATGTTAACCGATGCACCAGAAGTGGACGAAGTGTTTAAAAAGTTTGAGGAATGGATGGGCGATCATACACTTGTTGCCCATAACGCGAGCTTTGATATGGGCTTTATTAACGTAGGTTTTAAAAAGGCTGGACTAGAAAAAACGAATAACCCAGTTATTGATACGTTAGAACTTGCACGATTCCTATTCCCAGAGATGAAAAATCATCGATTAAATACGATGTGTAAAAAACTTGATATTGAATTAACGCAACATCACCGTGCGATTTATGATACAGAAGCGACGGGATATTTACTTGTGAAAATGTTGAAAGACGTAATTGAAAAGGGATTTGAATATCATGATCAATTAAATGATAGCATGGGACAAGGGGATGCGTATAAGCGTGGCCGTCCAAGTCATATGACATTACTTGCCACATCGGATGTGGGGTTAAAAAATCTCTATAAACTTGTTTCCTATTCGCATCTAAATTACTTTTACCGTGTACCACGTGTGCCGAGGTCACTATTAAAAAAATACCGTGAAGGAATTTTAGTAGGAACGGCTTGTGATAAAGGTGAAGTGTTCGAGGCAATGATGCAAAAGGCACCTGAAGAGGTAGAAGAAATTGCCCAGTTCTATGACTACATTGAAGTAATGCCTCCAGAGGTGTTACGTCATTTAGTAGAACGTGAACTTGTTCGAGATGAAGGTCAATTAAAAACAATTATTTCTAACTTAGTAAAACTAGGTGAGACGTTAGATAAACCAGTTGTTGCTACAGGAAACGTGCATTATTTAGACCCTGAGGATGCAATGTATCGTAAAATTTTAGTCAGTTCGCAGGGCGGAGCCAATCCGTTAAATCGACATTCATTACCGCCAGTACATTTCCGTACAACTGATGAAATGTTAGAATGTTTTTCATTCTTAGGTGAAGACAAAGCGAAAGAAGTTGTTGTAACAAATACACAAAAGGTTGCGTCATTAATTGGTGATGTGCATCCAGTAAAAGACGATCTATACACACCGAAAATTGAAGGTGCTGATGATGAAACGCGTGATATGAGTTATAAAATGGCGCGTAGCATTTATGGTGAAGAGCTACCGGAAATTGTAGAAGCACGTTTAGAAAAAGAATTAAAAAGTATTATTGGGCATGGATTCGCCGTAATTTATTTAATTTCACATAAGCTTGTGAAAAAATCGTTAGTAGACGGATATTTAGTAGGTTCGCGTGGATCGGTAGGATCATCATTTGTTGCAACGATGATGGAAATTACAGAAGTAAACCCATTACCACCACACTATGTATGTCCGAAGTGTAAGCAATCAGAATTCTTTAATGATGGTTCTGTAGGTTCTGGTTTTGACTTACCGGATAAAGAATGTCCTGCTTGTAATATTCCATATGTAAAAGATGGACATGACATTCCGTTCGAAACGTTCCTTGGATTTAAAGGAGATAAGGTACCCGATATCGATTTGAACTTCTCCGGGGAATACCAACCACGTGCCCATAACTATACGAAAGTACTGTTCGGTGAAGATTATGTATATCGTGCAGGAACGATTGGTACAGTTGCGGAAAAAACTGCTTATGGTTATGTAAAAGGTTATGCAAATGATCATAACTTAACGATTCGAAATGCAGAGATAGATCGGTTAGTTGCAGGTTGTACAGGGGTAAAACGTACAACCGGACAGCATCCAGGTGGTATTATCGTTGTGCCAGATTACATGGATATTTTTGATTTTTCACCAATTCAGTTCCCGGCAGATTCAATAGGTGCTGAGTGGAGAACGACACACTTTGATTTCCACTCGATTCATGATAATTTATTGAAACTTGATATACTAGGACACGATGATCCGACCGTTATTCGTATGTTACAAGATTTAAGTGGTATTGATCCGAAAACAATCCCAACGGACGATCCAGAAGTAATGAAAATTTTCTCTGGGCCAGAATCGTTAGGCGTAACGGAGGAACAAATTAACTGTAAAACAGGTACACTTGGTATACCAGAGTTTGGTACGAAATTCGTAAGGCAGATGTTAGAAGAGACGAAACCTACGACATTCTCTGAGTTAGTCCAAATTTCTGGATTATCACATGGTACGGACGTATGGCTTGGTAATGCAAACGAGTTAATTTATAACGGTACATGTACGCTGAGTGAAGTTATTGGTTGTCGTGATGACATCATGGTATATTTAATCTATCAAGGTTTAGATCCATCGTTAGCCTTCAAAATCATGGAGTCGGTTCGTAAAGGTAAGGGTGTACCGGAAGAATGGGAAGAGGATATGAAAAATAATAATGTACCAGGTTGGTATATTGATTCATGTAAGAAGATTAAATACATGTTCCCTAAAGCCCATGCGGCTGCTTACGTACTTATGGCTGTACGTATCGCGTACTTTAAAGTGCATTTTGCACTTTTATTCTATGCGGCATATTTTACAGTTCGTGCAGATGATTTTGATGTAGAAGCGATGGCGAAAGGTTCAGCATCCATACGCGTAAAAATTGACGAAATTGCTCAAAAAGGATTGGATGCAGCGCCGAAAGAGAAGAGTTTATTAACTGTACTAGAAATGACACTTGAAATGTGTGAGCGTGGATACTCATTCCAAAAGGTTGATTTATACCGCTCGCATGCAACAGAATTTATTATTGATGGAGACTCATTAATTCCTCCATTTAATGCAGTGCCTGGTCTTGGTACAAACGCAGCTTTAAGTATTGTAGAAGCACGTAAAAATGGAGACTTCCTATCAAAAGAAGACTTACAGCAGCGCAGTAAGGTTTCAAAAACAATTATTGAGTATTTAGATAGTCAAGGTTGTCTAGGAGATTTACCGGATCAAAACCAATTATCACTGTTCTAA
- a CDS encoding proline--tRNA ligase has translation MKQSMVFSPTLREVPADAEIKSHQLLLRAGFMRQNASGIYSFLPFGLKVLHKVERIVREEMERAGAVELLMPAMQAAELWQESGRWYSYGSELMRMKDRNAREFALGATHEEVITDLVRDEVKSYKKLPLTLYQIQTKFRDEQRPRFGLLRGREFLMKDAYSFHATQESLDEVYDRLYNAYSNIFARCGLNFRAVIADSGAMGGKDTHEFMVLSDVGEDTIAYSDTSNYAANIEMAPVVATYTKSDDAEQALEKVATPDQKAIEEVSAFLNIAAEKCIKSMVFKVDEKLVVVLVRGDHEVNDVKVKNLYGASVVELASHEEVKELLNCEVGSLGPIGVTGDIEIIADHAVATIVNGCSGANEEGFHYVNVNPERDFKVSQYTDLRFIQEGDQSPDGNGTILFARGIEVGHVFKLGTRYSEAMNATFLDENGKTQPLIMGCYGIGVSRTVAAIAEQFNDESGLVWPKAVAPFHVHVIPVNMKSDAQREMGENIYNSLQDQGYEVLLDDRAERAGVKFADADLFGLPVRVTVGKKADEGIVEVKVRATGESVEVKVEELQTYIANILK, from the coding sequence ATGAAACAAAGTATGGTATTCAGTCCTACATTACGTGAAGTTCCAGCTGATGCTGAAATTAAAAGTCATCAATTATTACTTCGCGCAGGGTTTATGCGTCAAAATGCTTCTGGTATTTATAGTTTTCTACCATTTGGTTTAAAAGTATTACACAAAGTAGAACGTATTGTTCGTGAAGAAATGGAGCGTGCAGGAGCTGTAGAATTATTAATGCCGGCTATGCAAGCTGCGGAATTATGGCAAGAGTCAGGGCGTTGGTATTCTTACGGATCTGAATTAATGCGTATGAAAGATCGTAACGCTCGTGAATTTGCATTAGGAGCTACACACGAAGAAGTAATTACTGATCTTGTACGTGATGAAGTGAAATCATATAAAAAATTACCGTTAACATTATACCAAATCCAAACAAAGTTCCGTGACGAACAAAGACCTCGTTTTGGTCTATTACGTGGAAGAGAGTTTCTAATGAAAGATGCATATTCTTTCCATGCTACGCAAGAGAGCTTAGATGAAGTGTATGATCGCTTATACAATGCATACTCTAACATTTTTGCTCGTTGTGGCTTGAACTTCCGTGCTGTTATTGCTGACTCGGGAGCAATGGGTGGAAAAGATACACATGAATTTATGGTATTATCTGATGTAGGTGAAGATACAATTGCGTATTCTGATACATCTAATTATGCGGCAAATATTGAAATGGCTCCTGTTGTTGCTACGTATACGAAAAGTGATGATGCTGAACAAGCACTTGAAAAGGTAGCAACTCCGGATCAAAAGGCTATTGAAGAAGTATCTGCATTCTTAAATATTGCAGCGGAAAAATGCATTAAATCTATGGTGTTTAAAGTAGATGAGAAACTAGTAGTTGTACTTGTTCGTGGCGATCATGAAGTCAATGATGTAAAAGTGAAGAATCTATACGGAGCTTCAGTCGTTGAGCTTGCTTCGCATGAAGAAGTAAAAGAGTTATTAAACTGTGAAGTTGGTTCTTTAGGACCGATTGGTGTAACAGGTGATATCGAAATTATTGCTGACCATGCTGTAGCAACAATTGTCAACGGATGTTCAGGAGCGAACGAAGAAGGATTCCATTATGTAAATGTAAATCCAGAACGTGACTTTAAAGTAAGTCAATATACAGATTTACGCTTCATTCAAGAAGGAGACCAATCTCCAGACGGAAACGGAACAATTCTTTTCGCACGCGGAATTGAAGTAGGTCACGTATTCAAATTAGGAACTCGTTATAGCGAAGCAATGAATGCAACATTCCTAGATGAAAACGGGAAAACACAACCACTTATTATGGGTTGTTACGGTATCGGTGTATCTCGTACAGTGGCAGCAATTGCAGAGCAGTTTAATGATGAGAGCGGTTTAGTTTGGCCTAAAGCTGTCGCACCGTTCCATGTGCATGTAATTCCAGTAAACATGAAATCTGATGCACAACGTGAAATGGGTGAAAACATCTACAACTCATTACAAGATCAAGGATACGAAGTATTACTAGATGATCGTGCAGAACGTGCAGGTGTTAAATTTGCTGATGCAGATTTATTCGGCCTTCCAGTTCGTGTTACAGTTGGTAAAAAAGCGGATGAAGGTATTGTAGAAGTGAAAGTACGTGCTACAGGTGAGTCTGTAGAAGTGAAAGTAGAAGAACTTCAAACATATATTGCTAATATTTTAAAATAA